The Camelus ferus isolate YT-003-E chromosome 4, BCGSAC_Cfer_1.0, whole genome shotgun sequence genome has a segment encoding these proteins:
- the LOC102505911 gene encoding olfactory receptor 1J4 has product MRRENRSSVSEFLLLGLPIRPEQRGVVFALFLGVYLTTVLGNLLIILLIRLDSRLHTPMYFFLSHLALTDVSFSSVTVPKMLMDMHTEYKLIPYAGCISQMYFFIFFTDLDSFLITSMAYDRYMAICHPLHYTTIMRKELCALLVAVSWILSGASSLSHTLLLTQSMRRENQSSVSQFLLLGLPIRPEQRGVVFALFLGVYLTTVLGNLLIILLIRLDSRLHTPMYFFLSHLAFSDVSFSSVTVPRMLTSMQTQDQSIPYAECIAQMYFFIFFTVLDNFLLTSMAYDRYVAICHPLHYTTIMREGPCTLLVTVSWILSCASALCHTLLLTQLSFCADNAIPHFFCDLDVLLKLSCSDTSLNELAIFTVGMAVIILPLTCILISYGHIGTTILKVPSTKGICKALSTCGSHLSVVALYYGTIIALYFFPSSSTASDKNIIASVMYTVVTPLLNPFIYSLRNRDIKGALDKLFNRAIVLSQ; this is encoded by the exons ATGAGGAGGGAGAACCGGAGCAGCGTGTCCGAGTTCCTCCTCCTGGGGCTCCCCATCCGGCCAGAGCAGCGGGGCGTGGTCTTCGCCCTGTTCCTGGGCGTgtacctgaccacggtgctggggaACCTACTCATCATCCTGCTCATCAGGCTGGACTCTcgcctccacacccccatgtacttcttcctcagccACTTGGCCCTCACCGACGTCTCTTTTTCATCTGTCACTGTCCCTAAGATGCTGATGGACATGCACACTGAGTACAAACTCATCCCCTATGCAGGGTGCATTTCAcagatgtattttttcatattttttactgaCCTGGACAGCTTTCTTATTACATCAATGGCATATGATCGGTACATGGCCATCTGTCACCCTCTTCACTACACCACCATCATGAGGAAGGAGCTGTGTGCCCTCCTAGTGGCTGTTTCCTGGATCCTGTCTGGTGCCAGCTCCCTTTCCCACACCCTCCTCCTGACCCA GAGCATGAGGAGGGAGAATCAGAGCAGTGTGTCCCAGTTCCTGCTCCTGGGGCTCCCCATCCGGCCAGAGCAGCGGGGCGTGGTCTTCGCCCTGTTCCTGGGCGTgtacctgaccacagtgctggggaACCTGCTCATCATCCTGCTCATCAGGCTGGACTCTcgcctccacacccccatgtacttcttcctcagccACTTGGCCTTCTCTGATGTCTCTTTCTCATCTGTCACCGTCCCTAGGATGTTAACGAGCATGCAAACTCAGGATCAATCCATCCCCTATGCAGAATGCATAGCAcagatgtattttttcatattttttactgtTCTGGACAATTTCCTTCTCACCTCAATGGCATATGATCGGTACGTGGCCATCTGTCACCCTCTGCACTACACCACCATCATGAGAGAGGGACCGTGCACCTTACTAGTCACTGTATCTTGGATTCTGTCCTGTGCCAGTGCCCTGTGTCACACCCTCCTCCTGACCCAGCTGTCCTTTTGTGCTGACAACGCCATTCCCCATTTCTTCTGTGACCTTGATGTCCTGCTCAAGCTCTCCTGCTCAGACACATCGCTCAATGAGCTGGCCATCTTCACAGTAGGAATGGCAGTCATTATCCTCCCACTTACATGCATCTTGATCTCTTACGGCCACATTGGGACCACCATCCTGAAGGTTCCATCCACCAAGGGCATCTGCAAAGCTTTGTCAACATGTGGCTCCCACCTCTCTGTGGTAGCTCTGTATTATGGAACAATTATTGCCCTGTATTTTTTCCCATCATCCAGCACGGCCAGCGACAAGAACATAATTGCCTCTGTGATGTACACAGTGGTCACACCACTGCTGAATCCTTTCATTTACAGCCTAAGGAACAGGGACATAAAGGGGGCCCTGGACAAACTCTTCAACAGGGCAATAGTATTGTCTCAATGA
- the LOC102511861 gene encoding olfactory receptor 1N2-like: MGKPNRVNQTAISDFLLLGFSERPEEQPLLFVTFLGMYLVTVMGNLLIILAIISDPHLHTPMYFFLANLSLTDACFTSTSIPKMLANMHTQSQSISSTGCFAQLYFLLTFGGLDNLLLAVMAYDRYVAVCLPLHYNTAMSPQFCAQMLGMCWVLTNCPALIHTLLMTRLAFCGHKAIPHFYCDPSALLKLACSDTRINELMIITVGLLFLTAPLMLIILSYVCISWAVFGISSPGGRWKAFSTCGSHITVVLLFYGSLMGVYLLPPSTHSAERESRAAILYMVIIPMLNPFIYSLRNKDMKEALGKLFGSWKTLFLPE; this comes from the coding sequence ATGGGAAAACCAAACCGGGTGAACCAAACTGCTATTTCAGACTTCCTCCTTCTAGGATTCTCTGAACGGCCAGAGGAGCAACCTCTCCTGTTTGTCACCTTCCTGGGCATGTACCTGGTCACTGTGATGGGGAACCTGCTCATCATCCTGGCCATCATCTCTGACCCTCACCTCCATACTCCCATGTACTTCTTTCTGGCCAACCTTTCGTTAACCGATGCCTGTTTTACTTCTACCTCAATCCCCAAAATGTTGGCCAATATGCATACTCAGAGCCAGAGCATCTCCTCTACTGGGTGCTTTGCACAGCTCTATTTTCTCCTTACATTTGGTGGCCTGGACAACTTACTTCTGGCTGTGATGGCatatgaccgctatgtggccgTCTGCCTACCACTTCATTACAACACAGCAATGAGTCCCCAGTTCTGTGCACAAATGTTGGGCATGTGCTGGGTGCTAACCAACTGTCCCGCACTGATACACACGCTGTTGATGACCCGATTGGCCTTCTGCGGCCACAAGGCCATCCCCCACTTCTACTGTGATCCCAGTGCTCTACTGAAGCTTGCCTGCTCAGATACGCGCATTAACGAGCTGATGATCATCACCGTGGGCCTGCTGTTCCTCACCGCTCCTCTCATGCTGATCATCCTCTCCTATGTCTGCATTTCCTGGGCGGTGTTTGGCATCTCATCTCCTGGAGGGCGATGGAAGGCCTTCTCTACCTGTGGTTCTCACATCACCGTGGTACTGCTCTTCTACGGGTCTCTTATGGGTGTGTATTTGCTTCCTCCATCAACACACTCTGCAGAGAGGGAAAGCAGGGCTGCCATTCTCTACATGGTGATTATTCCCATGCTAAACCCATTCATCTACAGCTTGAGGAACAAAGACATGAAGGAGGCTTTGGGTAAACTCTTTGGCAGTTGGAAGACTCTCTTCTTACCTGAATAG
- the LOC102511356 gene encoding olfactory receptor 1J4, translating into MRRENQSSMSQFLLLGLPIRPEQRGVVFALFLGVYLTTVLGNLLIILLIRLDSRLHTPMYFFLSHLALTDVSFSSVTVPRMLTCMQTQDQSIPYAECIAQMYFFIFFTDLDNFLLTSMAYDWYVAICHPLHYTTIMREGLCTLLVTVSWILSCANALCHTLLLTQLSFCADNAIPHFFCDLDVLLKLSCSDTSLNELAIFIAGMAVIILPLTCILISYGRIGAAILKVPSTKGICKALSTCGSHLSVVALYYGTIIALYFFPSSSMASDKNVIASVMYTVVTPLLNPFIYSLRNRDMKGALEKLFNRATVLSQ; encoded by the coding sequence ATGAGGAGGGAGAACCAGAGCAGTATGTCCCAGTTCCTCCTCCTGGGGCTCCCCATCCGGCCAGAGCAGCGGGGTGTGGTCTTCGCCCTGTTCCTGGGCGTgtacctgaccacggtgctggggaACCTGCTCATCATCCTGCTCATCAGGCTGGACTCTcgcctccacacccccatgtacttcttcctcagccACTTGGCCCTCACTGACGTCTCTTTCTCATCTGTCACCGTCCCTAGGATGTTAACGTGCATGCAAACTCAGGATCAATCCATCCCCTATGCAGAATGCATAGCAcagatgtattttttcatattttttactgaTCTGGACAATTTCCTTCTCACCTCAATGGCATATGATTGGTACGTGGCCATCTGTCACCCTCTGCACTACACCACCATCATGAGAGAGGGACTGTGCACCTTACTAGTCACTGTATCTTGGATTCTGTCCTGTGCCAATGCCCTGTGTCACACCCTCCTCCTGACCCAGCTGTCCTTTTGTGCTGACAACGCCATTCCCCATTTCTTCTGTGACCTTGATGTCCTGCTCAAGCTCTCCTGCTCAGACACATCGCTCAATGAGCTGGCCATCTTCATAGCAGGAATGGCAGTCATTATCCTCCCACTTACATGCATCTTGATCTCTTATGGCCGCATTGGGGCCGCCATCCTGAAGGTTCCATCCACCAAGGGTATCTGCAAAGCTTTGTCAACATGTGGCTCCCACCTCTCTGTGGTAGCTCTGTATTATGGAACAATTATTGCCCTGTATTTTTTCCCATCATCCAGCATGGCTAGCGACAAGAACGTAATTGCCTCTGTGATGTACACAGTGGTCACACCACTACTGAATCCTTTCATTTACAGCCTAAGGAACAGGGACATGAAGGGGGCCCTGGAGAAACTCTTCAACAGGGCAACAGTCTTGTCTCAATGA